From Alcaligenes faecalis, the proteins below share one genomic window:
- a CDS encoding GNAT family N-acetyltransferase has protein sequence MTSTPVFRRAVAADLEAIVAMLADDILGQERENTSLPLAQSYLDAFAAIEADPNQYLAVVELNGAVVGTLQISYMPGLSHQGAWRGEIESVRIASSARGSGLGRLMILWAVEQCRQRQCRIVQLTSDRARTDAHRFYEQLGFTASHKGFKLTL, from the coding sequence TTGACGTCTACCCCTGTTTTTCGTCGTGCTGTAGCAGCAGATCTGGAAGCGATCGTGGCCATGTTGGCCGACGATATTTTGGGCCAAGAGCGTGAAAATACCAGTCTGCCCCTGGCGCAGTCCTATCTGGATGCCTTTGCAGCGATAGAAGCGGATCCAAACCAGTATCTGGCCGTTGTAGAGCTGAATGGCGCTGTGGTCGGAACCTTGCAGATCAGCTATATGCCCGGCTTGTCGCATCAAGGTGCCTGGCGTGGGGAAATTGAGTCCGTACGCATCGCCAGCTCGGCGCGTGGCTCCGGATTGGGCCGTTTGATGATTCTGTGGGCGGTCGAGCAATGCCGTCAGCGTCAATGCCGCATTGTGCAGCTGACCTCGGATAGGGCTAGAACGGATGCTCATCGGTTTTATGAGCAACTGGGTTTCA